In Ovis aries strain OAR_USU_Benz2616 breed Rambouillet chromosome 13, ARS-UI_Ramb_v3.0, whole genome shotgun sequence, the following are encoded in one genomic region:
- the MYL9 gene encoding myosin regulatory light polypeptide 9: MSSKRAKAKTTKKRPQRATSNVFAMFDQSQIQEFKEAFNMIDQNRDGFIDKEDLHDMLASMGKNPTDEYLEGMMSEAPGPINFTMFLTMFGEKLNGTDPEDVIRNAFACFDEEASGFIHEDHLRELLTTMGDRFTDEEVDEMYREAPIDKKGNFNYVEFTRILKHGAKDKDD; the protein is encoded by the exons ATGTCCAGTAAACGGGCCAAGGCCAAGACCACCAAGAAGCGGCCACAGAGGGCCACGTCCAATGTGTTTGCGATGTTTGACCAGTCCCAGATCCAGGAGTTTAAGGAGGCCTTCAACATGATCGACCAGAACCGGGATGGCTTCATCGACAAGGAGGACCTGCATGACATGCTGGCTTCGATGG GGAAGAACCCCACGGACGAGTACCTGGAGGGCATGATGAGCGAGGCCCCGGGGCCCATCAACTTCACCATGTTCCTCACCATGTTTGGGGAGAAGCTGAACGGCACAGACCCCGAGGATGTGATCCGCAACGCCTTCGCCTGCTTCGACGAGGAGGCCTCAG GTTTCATCCACGAGGACCATCTTCGGGAGTTGCTCACCACCATGGGTGACCGCTTCACAGATGAGGAGGTGGACGAGATGTACCGAGAGGCGCCCATTGATAAGAAAGGCAACTTCAACTATGTGGAGTTCACCCGCATCCTCAAACACGGCGCCAAGGACAAGGACGACTAG